The proteins below come from a single Rhinoraja longicauda isolate Sanriku21f chromosome 5, sRhiLon1.1, whole genome shotgun sequence genomic window:
- the tbx18 gene encoding LOW QUALITY PROTEIN: T-box transcription factor TBX18 (The sequence of the model RefSeq protein was modified relative to this genomic sequence to represent the inferred CDS: deleted 1 base in 1 codon), which produces MAEKRRSPSTMSLKAHAFSVEALIGAEKKRKLEDHCVNGVDMKDVADSQAVSASSKDRGSDEERNYGTDYSDRSAVNCDDAFESPSPPVVTKTYVPPKCNTSREDIHADLQGADLWKRFHDIGTEMIITKAGRRMFPAMRVKISGLDPHQQYYIAMDIIPVDNKRYRYVYHSSKWMVAGNADSPVPPRVYIHPDSPASGDTWMRQVISFDKLKLTNNELDDQGHQIILHSMHKYQPRVHVIRKECGEELSPVKPIPRGDGVKHFSFSETVFTTVTAYQNQQITRLKIDRNPFAKGFRDSGRNRMGLEAIVESYAFWRPSLRTLSFEDIPGIQKQGGTMPSSAHQSLGNVGPAHHLPGSSCPSPAFHLAQNSGQLCNLSPADFTTCNHTGLAFNRYSSSLAETYNRLANPSAETYAAQRTPSYIGVANTASVNMSIAGSDGDAFNCHQAGLPVPISRISSPQLQYIMPSPSNNAFTANQAHQGSYSTFRLHSPYGLYGYNFSTSPRLAASPEKIISAQGGFLGSSPSGTMTDQQILPTVDGMHILNSSQQNMFNARSLGNLTASPSQIPAHLV; this is translated from the exons ATGGCTGAGAAAAGGAGGTCGCCGTCGACAATGAGTTTGAAAGCCCATGCTTTTTCGGTGGAGGCGCTGATCGGAGCGGAGAAgaagaggaaactggaggatcACTGCGTGAACGGCGTTGAC ATGAAAGATGTAGCAGACAGCCAGGCCGTGAGCGCCTCTAGTAAGGACAGGGGCTCGGACGAGGAAAGGAACTACGGGACCGATTACAGCGACAGATCGG CTGTGAACTGCGACGACGCCTTTGAATCTCCGTCGCCGCCGGTAGTCACCAAAACCTATGTAccgccaaagtgcaacacttctcgGGAGGATATCCACGCCGACCTTCAAGGTGCTGACCTGTGGAAGAGGTTTCACGACATCGGCACCGAGATGATCATTACCAAGGCTGGCAG GCGGATGTTTCCAGCTATGCGGGTGAAGATCTCTGGCCTGGATCCCCATCAGCAGTATTATATCGCCATGGACATCATTCCAGTGGATAATAAGCGTTACAG ATACGTGTACCACAGTTCTAAATGGATGGTAGCCGGCAACGCGGATTCCCCTGTACCTCCTCGGGTTTACATCCATCCTGACTCTCCAGCCTCGGGAGACACCTGGATGCGACAGGTGATCAGCTTCGACAAACTCAAACTCACCAACAACGAGCTGGACGACCAGGGACAT CAGATCATTTTGCATTCGATGCACAAGTACCAGCCCCGGGTGCACGTCATCCGGAAGGAATGTGGAGAGGAATTGTCTCCGGTCAAGCCAATTCCTAGAGGAGACGGGGTGAAACATTTTTCCTTCTCCGAGACCGTCTTCACCACAGTGACCGCCTACCAAAACCAACAG ATAACCAGACTGAAGATCGACCGAAATCCCTTTGCAAAAGGGTTCCGCGATTCGGGACGAAACAG aATGGGTTTAGAAGCAATTGTGGAATCCTACGCATTCTGGAGACCCTCTTTGCGCACCCTCAGCTTTGAAGACATACCTGGAATTCAGAAACAAG GTGGAACAATGCCTTCGTCTGCCCACCAGAGCCTGGGGAATGTTGGTCCTGCACACCATCTGCCTGGCTCTTCCTGTCCATCCCCTGCTTTCCATCTGGCCCAGAACAGTGGGCAGCTGTGCAACCTGAGCCCGGCGGACTTCACCACCTGCAACCACACCGGCCTGGCCTTCAACCGCTACAGCAGCAGCCTCGCCGAGACCTACAACCGCCTCGCCAACCCCAGCGCCGAGACCTATGCCGCCCAGAGGACGCCTTCCTACATCGGCGTGGCCAACACCGCCAGTGTGAACATGTCGATAGCCGGCAGCGACGGAGACGCCTTCAACTGCCACCAGGCCGGGTTACCCGTGCCCATTTCCAGGATCTCGTCTCCCCAGCTCCAGTACATCATGCCTTCGCCGTCAAAcaacgctttcaccgccaaccAGGCCCACCAGGGCTCCTACAGTACTTTCAGACTGCACAGCCCGTACGGCTTGTACGGCTATAACTTCTCCACCTCCCCCAGGCTGGCGGCCAGCCCCGAGAAGATCATCTCTGCCCAGGGAGGTTTCCTGGGTTCATCTCCCAGCGGGACCATGACCGACCAACAGATCTTGCCCACCGTGGACGGGATGCACATTCTCAACAGCAGCCAGCAAAATATGTTCAACGCAAGGTCTTTAGGGAACTTGACAGCCTCACCGTCCCAGATCCCAGCACATTTGGTTTGA